The following are encoded together in the Pelagicoccus enzymogenes genome:
- a CDS encoding response regulator, whose amino-acid sequence MSKPNLKVVVAEDETLFRDFLCRIIRQRFGFEIIGEVATGEEAYKLCDEHRPDLVILDLRLPGITGQELAERLISEQPEARILIISSVEDPKRIGSLLQMGVTGFLNKKEEFSVFEQAIEAVANGNIFVKASAQTQIDSPDVLDQKELLETLSDREKQIVVFVASGMTNKEIAQNLGLSIKTVESHRSNISKKLKIFDIAGVTLFAVRTGLVTL is encoded by the coding sequence ATGTCCAAACCGAATCTAAAAGTCGTCGTCGCCGAAGACGAAACTCTCTTTCGCGACTTCCTTTGCAGAATCATCCGCCAGCGCTTTGGCTTCGAAATCATCGGAGAAGTCGCGACAGGCGAAGAGGCTTACAAGCTCTGCGATGAGCATCGCCCGGATTTGGTTATCTTGGACCTGCGACTGCCCGGAATCACCGGTCAGGAGCTGGCGGAGCGCTTGATCAGCGAGCAGCCCGAAGCCCGGATTTTGATCATATCCTCGGTGGAAGATCCGAAGCGTATCGGTTCCCTCTTGCAGATGGGGGTGACGGGTTTCCTGAATAAGAAGGAGGAGTTCTCCGTATTCGAGCAAGCGATTGAGGCGGTGGCGAACGGGAATATTTTCGTGAAAGCTTCCGCCCAAACGCAGATCGACTCGCCGGACGTGTTGGACCAGAAGGAACTTCTGGAGACCTTGAGCGATCGCGAAAAGCAGATCGTCGTATTCGTGGCCTCCGGGATGACGAACAAGGAGATCGCTCAAAACCTCGGTCTCAGCATCAAGACGGTGGAATCGCACCGGAGCAATATTTCCAAGAAGCTTAAGATCTTCGATATCGCGGGCGTTACGCTTTTCGCGGTGCGGACTGGTTTGGTCACCCTTTAG